The window CTTGTCTATCATTTGTCACAGATCATGATATAATTACGCAGGGCACTAGTCTATGAAATAAGTAACAGAGCTCAATATGTTTACTATTCAGTAACTAGAATCACTAACATCAGGAATAATTACctcctgaaattattttcatcccCATCTGTGTATGTTAGCACATATAAGTACACTTCTCTATTTGAGTTAAATTACCTAGCAAAATTACTGGCAATACTAACTTTTAAATTATCGTGCTCATCTTTGAAATCCTTATGCAAAATCCTTTGAAACAGCTTCTATAAAATTTGGAGCAGACATGAGTATTGTAAATGTGCAAATGATGGCAAAAAGGGTAAATGCAACCAGGCATAATCTGTCTATGACAGCAGCTGCAAACTTCCACTCACTGCAGATCTCTTCACCTTCATCTTGTTTCCTGAAGCGCATTGCTATGAACTGAACTTCCTCCAGGATCTTCACAATCACTGGAATAGTATCCATTAAAGCTTTCTTTTGAACAAGCTCCATATCTTCTGGTAAGGGGCAAGTAATCTTTCCACTCTTGCTACCCAGATCATTCTTCTGGGGGCAGCATGGATTATCCATTGTGTGGTAGCTATAGATCATGTTGCCATTGCTGGACTGGTGCCCAGGTAGAACATTCATCTCCATGCTGTTTACACTCAGATGCTCCTTGGGATAGCTGTATTTGCAAGAGAGAGGCTTTACTTTTTCCCCAGGTTTTTTCATTCGTAAAAACCAAGCACACCAATTCAGCAGAATGACACGGACCTGAAAGAGAGTGatcaaaatagaaataaagggaactcttctgcattttaaaagttcctGAAACATTTAATGACTATTGTAGCTAGTCTGTATGGTCCTTTAGAAAAACTGACTGCTCTCTGTGTTTTCCAGCTATCTGCTTTCAaatggggtttttgggggtctGGCTTCTTCCCAAGAATGACCTTTTTTTGGATATGTCTTGAACATAGAGGTGTTCAATGCCCACTTAGCttataaagcaaaagcaatgtAAACTCTTACTTTACAATATGATTCTTGATCTTTAGCAAACAATCCCAGATCTCTGTAATTGAGCAGAGGGCACAAAATTGGCTGCATGATTTTCAACCATTTCTCAGATAGCATGGAAAGAAATACACTTAAATATTTCGAGGGCCAATGTTTAGATTCTGCTGGGAAAAAACCAATACAACAGACTAACAGCTGTTTTTAGCACATTCTCCACCTCCATCTCTATTATTTAAGTCTAAATAAATAGCcttggttgattttttttttttttttttaatttgaaagccATTTGAAGAGTTCAGCCACATAACACAGCAGGccttttttcaaaagaataGTAGTAAATCAATTAAATTGGGCAGTTCAAAATCTGAATGCTATTATAAACTGCTGTCATTTCCCTGTGCTTTGGTGTACAACTGCTCTGGTGCATCATGAGAGCGCTCTAACCTGCACATGGCAGATTGTGCCCCATATGTTTCTTGTCAAGGTCATCAAATGGGCTAACTTCAGAAAGCGcattcagcattttttccacATGAATTGATCTTCAGATGTCTTGTCTGAAATCTGAGCCTGCTATGATTCTTATTGTTAACATTGTTTGCTGTGAAAGGCAGTAAAAAGGCTGTGAAATCAGTAACATCTTGTGTGAAAAGCAGCAACCTAAATCAGTAAAATCTTGTAATTATAAAGTCCTTCAGGTACTGTATATACAAAATGGACATTTGCAATGTGCTTGTGAGAGTCCCTCTGATTGGTGGCCTCTTTAATGACTTTATCATTCTGGTTGCAAGTCAAATAATCTGATGTCGAGGAGAGAACAGACGTGGTCTTTGGTTTCAGTTCTGAGCCTTGGCCCAGGCTCCCCTGTGTGATCTTGCTCCAGTCACTTCGGCCATGTTTGACTCAGGACCACACTTTGCCTCCAAGGTTGTTTTAGAAGCGGGATGAATTGTcttctgtgtttgcacagtACAGATGCAGGGATGGGGAAATTACAGCTAGCACTTTGAGTTGCTGCTGTAATGACAAGCATAATTTCAGAAAGGAGGCAGCATTAATTACCACAGGTGGGAATAATAAttgtaaaagcaaaaccaatgaCCAGTGGAAGATGGTTacacaatttttaaattctgcagtGTGAGGTCTTCTGGGTCACAGCCCCATGCCATTTTCTGTGAGCCTTTCTGCTGTTCTCCCACTGAtgaatcttttcttcttcctcctgaaAGACTATTTTCCTGTGATTCATATTGTTGTCTTTTCATTGGggtctttaaatatttcattatttcctcTGTGGTCACCACAGACAAATAGAAAACTATAACATAGCAGCCTAAAAAGTCGATCCTGCATTTAATTGAACTTACTTAATTACAATGTCCTCTGACTGCTTATGGACATAAAATGGAACATAATAAAGGTCTTAATTGCTAGGAATATTTCAACAGTGTCAGTGgcaaaagggagagagacatTAATTCTCAGTACTGTGAAATTCCAAGATACTAAGCCAGAAAAACTTTCTTATTCGAAAATCTTAATATGTCTGCCTTAGCTCTGGAAGGAGATGTGAGGTGGAAAAGATCTATTCTACAGGAatgctactttttctttcaagacaAAGTGTTTATTGCTTAGGGAAATTACATTTATAAATACAGCCAAACCCATTTTCCATAGAATGATAAATACACAGAAGACAGCAATACAACTTTTAATTTGCTTGAACTTCCAAATGCCCTGTTTCCTTGAAAACACAAACACTCAGGCATCAATCTGTTCTTGTCATACCAATTAATTTAGGAGACAGCTGCAGCATAGGGGTTGTTGGAAAACAGCCCAGGCATGATGGTATGTTCTCACCTGTGTTATGATATTTGGGTTTCTGTGAAGAAAGGACATAGGTACAGTTGCCCTCAGAGTTCAACATCCTAACCTCGGAGGTCCCCCCCTAACCATAATACAGCTGTATTTCTAGCTCCCATCACAGCCACCTGCCTGTCCTAATCCAGAGGGGAGTCTCCAGTTAAAGCTGTCCTGAGCAGGGGCATCAGCTGTCCATGAGCAAATCTGTGCATGTCCAGGTTCAAAGCACATcaaaagaaaagcctgaaacATAATGAACCTGATTTAGGCACAGCAAAGAGCCAAAGTGCTCTTGCCTTTTCCCAcaaaattctttcttctctctatGCTTGGTCTCTCCATATCTCTCACCTGTGCAACAGTCTTGGTTGTCAGCAGAGATAGGTGATGGAGCTGTTACCCATGCCTGATGTTATCCACTCCCAAACTGCTCCTTAGCTGGACCTTCTTTAGTGCTCTTTTCCATGCTAGCTCAGCAGACATCATCAAAAATATTAAGTAGTCAGCAGCTCTCACTTCTCAAATGAGTAGCTAACAAATGGTCTGACAGAACACCTTGGATTTAAAACCTCTTGGAAAAAGTTGGCTTTAGTAAGTCATCAAAGATTAATAGAAAGGAAGGCACAATTTTCAGCAGTGGAGTAAGGGAAGAAATGAGCACCTACAGAGAGGCTAAATACTGATATGCACACGTCCTCTTTCCTCTGATTCAAAGGCCAGGCACAGAGCCCttgagaggaagggaaaagaggctgCTCAACTCTAAATAGTTTAGAAAGTGAGTGTTTAGGTAATGTGGTAAGATAAATCTTCTAGGTCTGGAACTGCTCCCACACAAGCCCAATGCCTTCCCCTGCAACTTACTCCAGCAGCTAATTCCATTTAAGCAGGAGGTGAGAACAATCCTGTAACAATATCCAATTAATCAGGGTTAGTGCTTTGCAATAAACTCATGTCTGACTCTGCCAGGATAAGGAGGGTGTGGGGAGTAAGTAGGTGGTAGGGGTATCTTCTGGGACTGGTAACTGCAGAGAGCAAATTTCAGGTAAGCaatttcctcctttctgcagATGGCTATCTTGGATTCCTGGTTTTTATTGACCAAAAATTTTTCAGGGTGTCTCTGTATGAAACACGTGACATAGGtcgacaggaaaaaaaaaattaaaatgaagactttGCCATGAATCCTAATGACTGAGTCTTGCCTGTGCCTTGCAGAGGACTAGTGCCACTTTTGTGGGGTCAGCCTCTTCTCTACACACTTGGCATTCACCCTTTTTCTCTTAAGATCGCTCAGCCCTGTCAGCTTGCCTGGTCTACAGCTTTCAGTCTGTCATCTACGCTTCCCAGTAATGCTTTCCACACTCTTTGCTTCctgatggtatttttttaatgtatgccAGTTCAGCTGTCCAATCATTGAACAAGGTTCCTCAAAAATGAGAATTTGTTGCATGCTGTGTTTCCAGCCAAGACAGTAAGACACTGATAGAGAGCAGGAACTGACTTGCAGGGCCTGTGAGCAGATTTAACATATGCCATTGTGTCTAGGCTCCtcaaaaagcagatgaaacaaTAAAATTGTCCATGGGGACTATTATGCTGCTGCATACGCTGTCCATGTACAAATCTGAAGCAAGTTTACCCAGATTTGTGCCCTCAGGTCCTGCTTACATGCGGGTTCATCCAGAATTCATGTGCTCTGCTGTCTTGAAAGTAAGATGATTTTAAGATACAGCACTGCAAGAAATAATTGTTAATATGCTTAATTCTActggacttctttttttaatttgcattgaTGCTGCAGTTCATTTTTAGAGAGGCTAAATTAGAAAACTGTCTGTACTCAGGATGACATGATTCAACATCATGTCAGGATAATTGTCTAGCATGACAAATGTGGTGAATGAGATACCAGAGGATGCTGTACAACCAGACTTCTGTGAAACCACGGTGGGTGGACAGTTGACTGACTATTTGTAcctgcttctgctttcattcCTGTTCTTTTTGTAAATACAAAGCATACCTTGCTTATTCTAAAATCTATTCttaggaaaaggagagaaaaaaaagtatcgTTTTCTTTTAACTTGAAAATCTAAAGAAAACACATTCTTTCTGAAAGTCAGCTGGCATTGGTGCCAGACCTCACTGGGCTAACAGAGACTGCTGCTGtagagaaaagagggagaacACATGCTAATGCACTGAGAATTGATCAGATGGCACCAGACAAAATTGTTTTTCCATACAGACAAGTGGATGTGGCTTCAGCAGAAGGCAGATTTCCAAGACACGAAAGTCCACGGGTCTCCTTAGCCTGAGTCAGACTGAGTCCAAGAGCgttgcctttctttttctgctggtggTAAGCTCCAAGCTGTGAGAAGCATAGCTGGGTTCGGCGTTCAACACCCTCACTACACTGAAGTATTGGAGTTCCTAATCTTCCAGCAACTTGCGGAGCCAGTTCATAACTAGAACAGTTGCAAGACAGAAGTAAATTGGCTTCACCTCCTGTCTTTGTTTTGGGAGATTACAGCTCTGTCATGAACTGCAGTGAGAACCTCTGTAAGGGAACAAAGCAGACAAActgcccagcagagaccagTAAGTGTTTGTTTAGTGCTTTGAAATGTCACGTTTTATCAGTACTGGTGTCGTGCTGGATAAGAAATCAAAGGTGTTGCCCATGGGGTTAGCACTTGTAAAGTGGGTGCTGAGCAAGATTACTCTGCCATGACTCAATAACCCTATTGtaagtttaaataaaaaccccaaatatcaGATACTGGTTTTATAGAAAACCTAATTTAGTGTGCTTGTTCTTTCCCTCCAATAGCAAACCTAAGTGTCAAACATACCGTCTGTAGCTGACTCTTCAGATTAATGGGGAACAAATTCTGACCTTCATCTATAATTAGTTTACTATAgcttttagattatttttttctttcagttggcTGTTGAATATTTACCATCAAATCTGCTTACCCATTTGGGCATCTTTCCTCCTTGCGGGTCATGAT is drawn from Haliaeetus albicilla chromosome Z, bHalAlb1.1, whole genome shotgun sequence and contains these coding sequences:
- the LOC104322348 gene encoding neuronal acetylcholine receptor subunit alpha-7 isoform X4 — translated: MLEADISNYISNGEWDLVGVPGKRNEMYYECCKEPYPDVTYTITMRRRTLYYGLNLLIPCVLISGLALLVFLLPADSGEKISLGITVLLSLTVFMLLVAEIMPATSDSVPLIAQYFASIMVIVGLSVVVTVLVLQFHHHDPQGGKMPKWVRVILLNWCAWFLRMKKPGEKVKPLSCKYSYPKEHLSVNSMEMNVLPGHQSSNGNMIYSYHTMDNPCCPQKNDLGSKSGKITCPLPEDMELVQKKALMDTIPVIVKILEEVQFIAMRFRKQDEGEEICSEWKFAAAVIDRLCLVAFTLFAIICTFTILMSAPNFIEAVSKDFA